In Mustela lutreola isolate mMusLut2 chromosome 1, mMusLut2.pri, whole genome shotgun sequence, one genomic interval encodes:
- the PRR27 gene encoding proline-rich protein 27, translating into MKLLLWACIFYVAFAKKRFHFPDEKIFSSDEKDYSGNHYPLNPSLNIPYPTSANNFAPPFHPSGNEIPNYRGNPDPNSGGPPLPWILSSPGALLYHRSSLPVTTWLSSSPPTPPQKSPFFALPASSLGGPFFPDSAPMPKPAEPYIATPLVAVPTTPPNPKLIAVEPGPLEPDDAEPVASEHQPATSLD; encoded by the exons ATGAAGCTTCTACTGTGGGCCTGCATCTTTTATGTTGCTTTTGCAAAG aaGCGTTTCCACTTCCCTGATGAG aaaattttctcATCTGATGAAAAG GATTACAGCGGCAATCATTACCCTCTTAACCCATCTCTGAATATTCCTTATCCCACATCAGCCAATAATTTTGCTCCTCCTTTTCATCCTTCAGGGAATGAAATCCCCAATTACCGTGGGAATCCTGACCCTAATTCAGGGGGACCCCCCTTACCCTGGATTCTCAGTTCTCCCGGAGCTCTCCTCTACCACAGGTCTAGTCTTCCTGTAACTACTTGGCTGTCCTCCTCGCCTCCTACTCCTCCTCAGAAATCTCCCTTCTTTGCCCTTCCCGCAAGTTCGCTTGGAGGACCTTTTTTCCCAGACAGTGCTCCCATGCCTAAGCCTGCTGAACCTTACATAGCCACACCTCTTGTAGCTGTACCTACTACACCTCCCAACCCAAAGCTTATTGCCGTTGAGCCTGGGCCCTTAGAGCCTGATGACGCCGAGCCTGTGGCTTCAGAACACCAGCCTGCTACTTCCCTGGATTAG